From the Neoarius graeffei isolate fNeoGra1 chromosome 1, fNeoGra1.pri, whole genome shotgun sequence genome, one window contains:
- the nedd8 gene encoding NEDD8, with translation MLIKVKTLTGKEIEIDIEPTDKVERIKERVEEKEGIPPQQQRLIYSGKQMNDEKTAADYKIQGGSVLHLVLALRGGRVHQHPNNLLQTL, from the exons ATGCTGATTAAAGTGAAG ACCCTGACTGGGAAAGAAATAGAAATCGACATTGAGCCAACAGACAAG gTGGAGAGAATAAAAGAAAGAGTGGAGGAGAAAGAGGGGATTCCACCCCAGCAACAGCGACTCATCTACAGTGGAAAACAGAT GAATGATGAGAAAACGGCAGCAGACTATAAAATCCAGGGTGGCTCTGTATTGCATCTGGTCCTTGCGCTAAGAGGAGGGCGAGTGCACCAACACCCCAACAACCTCCTGCAGACCTTATAA